Proteins encoded together in one Miscanthus floridulus cultivar M001 chromosome 16, ASM1932011v1, whole genome shotgun sequence window:
- the LOC136513042 gene encoding protein LURP-one-related 5-like yields MSPQQQQAAIVGEEYCEGEDRELTVRKTTLFTPGDGLEAYDHRNGALAFRVETYGRGGACGGGAARGDLALLGARGEPVLTVRRRRPSLHNRWDGFLGDGAAHGQKPVFSARRSSILGAGTGAAAVLVDLLAPGVVAGEFRVDGSFPRRCCRVVASAKAWAAPDREGEEEEDVVVAEVRRKVDEDAHVMMGRDVFVLWVRAGFDAAFAMGIVLVLDRITGDDVDGDLGQDLLEAATSPA; encoded by the coding sequence atgtcaccgcagcagcagcaggcggccATAGTCGGGGAGGAGTACTGCGAGGGCGAGGACAGGGAGCTGACGGTGCGGAAGACGACGCTCTTCACCCCGGGGGACGGGCTGGAGGCGTACGACCACCGGAATGGCGCGCTGGCGTTCCGCGTCGAGACGTACGGCCGCGGCGGGGCGTGCGGGGGCGGCGCCGCCAGGGGGGACCTCGCGCTGCTGGGCGCCAGGGGTGAGCCCGTCCTCacggtgcgccgccgccgccccagccTGCACAACCGCTGGGACGGCTTCCTGGGCGACGGCGCCGCGCACGGACAGAAGCCCGTCTTCTCCGCGCGCCGCTCCTCCATCCTCGGCGCCGGTacgggcgccgccgccgtcctcgtcGACCTCCTCGCGCCCGGCGTCGTCGCCGGGGAGTTCCGCGTCGACGGGTCCTTCCCGCGCCGCTGCTGCCGCGTCGTCGCCTCCGCCAAGGCCTGGGCCGCGCCGGACcgcgagggggaggaggaggaggacgtggTGGTGGCCGAGGTGAGGcggaaggtggacgaggacgcgCACGTCATGATGGGCCGGGACGTCTTCGTGCTCTGGGTGCGCGCGGGGTTCGACGCCGCCTTCGCCATGGGGATCGTGCTCGTGCTCGACCGGATCACCGGGGACGACGTCGACGGCGATCTGGGACAGGACCTCCTCGAGGCCGCCACCTCGCCGGCGTAA